The following are encoded in a window of Phaseolus vulgaris cultivar G19833 chromosome 3, P. vulgaris v2.0, whole genome shotgun sequence genomic DNA:
- the LOC137808145 gene encoding uncharacterized protein isoform X1, with protein MAAPNSNNNVTPKPGTLGVGVAPTPPKSQRGHNKPKCKQCGNVARSRCPYECCKRCCSRNQNPCHIHVLKANSTFPDKTPSSGTSPLDHQPLEPPQSTSAGRVASLRQLSNSFAQFNNLHLSLRSKKPLTRKDAAAINEWRFAKLKEYKERSVEVENEAFDRYMQNVDLLEEVLAVKTLDTDVSSASESNPSPAESNETMIPGLKLQLRSSSMRSDGLRTRIQEIVDEGLKKLERSSVDGDMNESIDDEGNKASKRGKGTERLSAISDLMDKINKARSEEDLKSYLEMKSQLFNLDEGSCVIDLKDNEIIENQTAESETVPAKELDYSLPKFVTTAEIDQETLNTIDKHFSSLEDVEQL; from the exons ATGGCGGCACCCAACAGCAACAACAACGTGACGCCGAAACCCGGAACCCTAGGCGTTGGTGTAGCCCCTACTCCGCCCAAGTCCCAACGCGGCCACAACAAGCCCAAGTGCAAACAGTGTGGCAATGTCGCTCGTTCAAGGTGTCCCTATGAGTGTTGCAAGAGATGCTGTTCTAGAAATCAAAATCCCTGCCACATCCATG TGTTAAAAGCTAATTCGACGTTTCCGGATAAGACACCCTCATCTGGTACCTCTCCACTTGATCACCAACCCTTAGAACCACCTCAATCAAC AAGTGCAGGAAGAGTTGCATCACTTCGACAACTTTCTAATAGTTTTGCTCAGTTCAATAATTTACACCTTTCACTTCGTTCGAAGAAGCCATTGACTAGAAAG GATGCTGCAGCTATTAACGAATGGAGATTTGCCAAGTTAAAGGAATACAAGGAACGGAGTGTTGAAGTGGAAAATGAAGCTTTTGACCGATACATGCAGAATGTGGATTTACTGGAAGAAGTATTAGCTGTGAAGACGTTGGATACCGATGTATCCTCTGCATCGGAGTCTAATCCTAGTCCAGCAGAAAGCAATGAGACAATGATCCCTGGGTTAAAATTGCAGCTAAGATCAAGCTCTATGAGAAGTGATGGTTTGAGAACGAGAATACAAGAAATTGTAGATGAGGGATTAAAGAAGCTTGAGAGAAGTTCTGTAGATGGTGACATGAATGAATCAATTGATGATGAAGGTAATAAAGCTTCAAAAAGGGGAAAGGGGACGGAAAGGTTATCAGCTATAAGTGATCTTATGGATAAAATTAATAAAGCCCGAAGTGAGGAGGATTTAAAGTCGTACTTGGAGATGAAGTCCCAACTCTTCAATTTGGACGAAGGCTCTTGCGTGATAGATCTTAAAGACAATGAAATTATTGAGAATCAAACTGCTGAAAGTGAGACGGTACCAGCAAAAGAATTGGATTATTCTTTACCCAAATTTGTTACCACCGCAGAAATTGATCAAGAAACTCTCAACACCATAGACAAACACTTTTCTTCCCTAGAGGATGTAGAGCAGTTATGA
- the LOC137808145 gene encoding uncharacterized protein isoform X2 — translation MAAPNSNNNVTPKPGTLGVGVAPTPPKSQRGHNKPKCKQCGNVARSRCPYECCKRCCSRNQNPCHIHVLKANSTFPDKTPSSGTSPLDHQPLEPPQSTAGRVASLRQLSNSFAQFNNLHLSLRSKKPLTRKDAAAINEWRFAKLKEYKERSVEVENEAFDRYMQNVDLLEEVLAVKTLDTDVSSASESNPSPAESNETMIPGLKLQLRSSSMRSDGLRTRIQEIVDEGLKKLERSSVDGDMNESIDDEGNKASKRGKGTERLSAISDLMDKINKARSEEDLKSYLEMKSQLFNLDEGSCVIDLKDNEIIENQTAESETVPAKELDYSLPKFVTTAEIDQETLNTIDKHFSSLEDVEQL, via the exons ATGGCGGCACCCAACAGCAACAACAACGTGACGCCGAAACCCGGAACCCTAGGCGTTGGTGTAGCCCCTACTCCGCCCAAGTCCCAACGCGGCCACAACAAGCCCAAGTGCAAACAGTGTGGCAATGTCGCTCGTTCAAGGTGTCCCTATGAGTGTTGCAAGAGATGCTGTTCTAGAAATCAAAATCCCTGCCACATCCATG TGTTAAAAGCTAATTCGACGTTTCCGGATAAGACACCCTCATCTGGTACCTCTCCACTTGATCACCAACCCTTAGAACCACCTCAATCAAC TGCAGGAAGAGTTGCATCACTTCGACAACTTTCTAATAGTTTTGCTCAGTTCAATAATTTACACCTTTCACTTCGTTCGAAGAAGCCATTGACTAGAAAG GATGCTGCAGCTATTAACGAATGGAGATTTGCCAAGTTAAAGGAATACAAGGAACGGAGTGTTGAAGTGGAAAATGAAGCTTTTGACCGATACATGCAGAATGTGGATTTACTGGAAGAAGTATTAGCTGTGAAGACGTTGGATACCGATGTATCCTCTGCATCGGAGTCTAATCCTAGTCCAGCAGAAAGCAATGAGACAATGATCCCTGGGTTAAAATTGCAGCTAAGATCAAGCTCTATGAGAAGTGATGGTTTGAGAACGAGAATACAAGAAATTGTAGATGAGGGATTAAAGAAGCTTGAGAGAAGTTCTGTAGATGGTGACATGAATGAATCAATTGATGATGAAGGTAATAAAGCTTCAAAAAGGGGAAAGGGGACGGAAAGGTTATCAGCTATAAGTGATCTTATGGATAAAATTAATAAAGCCCGAAGTGAGGAGGATTTAAAGTCGTACTTGGAGATGAAGTCCCAACTCTTCAATTTGGACGAAGGCTCTTGCGTGATAGATCTTAAAGACAATGAAATTATTGAGAATCAAACTGCTGAAAGTGAGACGGTACCAGCAAAAGAATTGGATTATTCTTTACCCAAATTTGTTACCACCGCAGAAATTGATCAAGAAACTCTCAACACCATAGACAAACACTTTTCTTCCCTAGAGGATGTAGAGCAGTTATGA